One window of the Bos indicus x Bos taurus breed Angus x Brahman F1 hybrid chromosome 8, Bos_hybrid_MaternalHap_v2.0, whole genome shotgun sequence genome contains the following:
- the ZNF883 gene encoding LOW QUALITY PROTEIN: zinc finger protein 883 (The sequence of the model RefSeq protein was modified relative to this genomic sequence to represent the inferred CDS: deleted 2 bases in 1 codon) has product MQVPKGGKTFSHISALTQHRRIHTEKKPYACVKCGETFSWSTHLIEHQEIHSVDKSYQCKECRKVFFFFLHSSSLIWHQRIHTGEKPYECNECGKAFNRSAHLTEHQRTHTGKKPYVCKECGRTFSRSTYLTEHLKLHSGEKSYQCNGCQKLFCYRTSLIRHQRTHIEEKPYQCNEWRKSFSLSSALTKHKQTYTTEKLYKSNEYGKAYSHRSFLTLEPSQ; this is encoded by the exons GTGGGAAAACTTTCAGCCATATTTCTGCCCTTACTCAACATCGAAGAATTCACACTGAAAAGAAACCATATGCATGTGTCAAATGTGGAGAAACCTTCAGCTGGAGTACACATCTTATTGAACATCAAGAAATTCACTCTGTGGATAAATCCTACCAGTGTAAGGAATgtaggaaggtttttttttttttttta cacagctCATCACTAATCTGgcatcagagaattcacacaGGAGAAAAACCCTATGAGTGTAATGAATGTGGAAAGGCCTTTAATCGGAGTGCACATCTTactgaacaccagagaactcacaCTGGAAAGAAACCTTATGTTTGTAAGGAATGTGGAAGAACTTTCAGCCGAAGTACGTACCTTACTGAACATCTAAAACTACATTCTGGTGAGAAATCCTATCAGTGTAATGGATGTCAAAAACTATTTTGCTATAGAACATCACTAATTCGACATCAGAGAACTCATATAGAAGAGAAGCCCTACCAGTGTAATGAATGGAGGAAATCCTTCAGCTTAAGCTCAGCCCTTACTAAACATAAGCAAACATATACAACGGAGAAACTTTATAAAAGTAATGAATATGGAAAAGCCTACAGCCATAGGTCATTCCTTACCCTTGAGCCCTCACAGTAG